TGGGGACAGAGCGCCGAGCAGCCCTGCGGGCCCACGAGCCCAACCCGGGCAGCCGCTGAGGCCGGAGCTGCTTCGAGGGGCACCCCCGGCGCGTCCGCGGTGCCTCCAGACCGTTCCCTCGGGGCCGCGCCGCCGACACACGAAGATGCCGCCCCGGTCCCCCGCCCCGCTCACCGGGAAGGCGATCTCGCACAGCTTGGCCACCCACTCCTcgctctgctgctgctcggcCGCCAGGAGGTAGCTGCGGCCGCTGGTCTCCAGGCGGAAGGCGGCTGTGCCGGCCCGGGGGCCGCTCTCGGAGGGCGCGGGGGTGACGCTGGTGCAGTCCGCCAGGCGCACCACCGTCTTGTCGAGGCGCCGCGTACCCAACCGGCCGGACGGACCCGCCGCCTCTTTGCAATCGAAGAACTCCAGGCGGGCGACGCCGTGCTGGCTGGCCGGGAACAGCGCGAACCAGCCCCGCTTCCACCGCTGCAAGGCACCAAGTCAGCGCGGGGCCTCCCCGTCCCGTCCGTCCCGTCCGTCCCGTCCGTCCCGTTCCTCCCATCCCGTCCCGGAGCGTGGCCGCCTGCCTCCCTGACTCCCTCCCATTGCGGCCGCCCGAGCTGAGCAATCGGCGGCCCCCATCGCTCGGCAGCGCCCGCGGGACGCTGCGGCCGGCTCGGCTCGATACGACCCACGGCCCGAAAACCGACCGACCCCGGCCCCACGCGGAGCCCACCTTGGTGCCGAACTTGTTGCTGTGCTGCACGAACAGCGGCCCCTCCTTGGCCGGCGGCTCCATCCcgcgccgccgctccccgcgcTTCCGCCGCCGCTCCCGGGCAcaggggcggggcggggcggggcgcgcACGTGTCGGGAACGCGCGGGAGGGGCCGAGAGGCGCAGTGCGCGTGGACGGCGCGTCCGTGGGCCTGTGTGTGcgtatgtatgtgtgtgtgcgtgcgtgtgtgtgtgtgtgcgtgtgtgcgtgtgtgtgcgtatgtatgtatgtgtgtgcgcGTGTGTGcgtatgtatgtgtgtgtgcgtgtgtgtgcgtatgtgcgtgtgtgtgcgtgtgtgcgtatgtatgtgtgtgtgcgtgcgtgtgtgtgtgtgcgtgtgtcaGGTCACCACGTCCGGCAGAGCCAGGAGAGCAGCCGTGCAGTGCCTGGCTTCCCATAGAATCGTACAGTCTTAGAAGTTGAGGTTGGAGCCCTCCGAGACCCCCCGGTCCACCCCtaccccatccccaccacgcACGCTGACCACAtccatcagtgccacatctccacagccctccagcacctccaggggCGGCGGCTCCACCACTcactgggcagctgtgcctgaCTGCTCTTCCTGTGAttaaattgttcctaatatccaacccgaacctctcctggtgcaacttaaggccaccTCTTGTCCTATGGCTCTTACCTGGGAAAAGGGGCTGACTCCTCCTGTGCTGTCATGTCCTGCAAAGAGCTCTCAGCTCCCAGACCTACAGGAGCCCCCATCCCACACCCCAAGGAGGGAAGAGATGGAGCATCAGCCCCAGATCCTGCAGAACTGGGTGCTACAGTCTGTGCCACGAGCACAGGTGTGCCCTCTGCACTGGAGGGCGCAGAAGGCTGCAAAGAAGGACTTTGTGGACACCTGAAATGCTGACACAACTGGCACAGCACGCTCTGTAAATAAGGATCAGCCTAGGAATTAGAAGGTGAAGCTCatcaagaaagaacaaacagaaggggaaaaagttgCTGGGCTTGCCCTGGGTGCAGCTGGTTCTGCCCTCCGGACAGCAGCACTCCCTCCTGGATACACTGCATCCACacttgggaaagaaaagggacaGAAAGGCACTGCCCAGGGCACTGTCCTTGGCCCCTCACTGAAGGGCTCCACACAGCCTGACGTCCCCAGCAGTTGGTGGCACCGGGATATGGCAGCTGGTGCAGGATGGAGCTTGggcacccagcactgcctgaGCCGTGCCTGGCCGCTGCAGTCCACCCAACCTGCAGGCCAACCTGGAGCCCAGCCTGTCCccgcagcacagcccagcacggGTTTGCGCAGAAGGTGAGCAAGCACGGCCTGCGCCCAGACAGCCCCAGTAGGTGCTGCTTGCTCAAGTAACCCAACCTGGCAGCACCAAGCTGGCTTTCCTGCAGTATATTTTGTCTGCCCTGATGCAGTTTTTATTGATGAGCATGATTCTGGTTATGAGCAACATCATGCCTGCCCCAGGGACTGAATCTTCACATGCTTTGAGTGCTCCTTGCATGGTGCAGCTGCCTGCATGTCACTGAGCTTTGAGCACACTTTGGTGGCCCACGGTGCACTCTGACAGTCGGGCTGCAGCCAATCAGTTGCTTGCAGGCTCCTCACTCCCCAGACGGCCCAGACAGCATCAGCTAgcttcccagcactgcctgaACCTGCGAGGGGGAAAGAGAGATGCCACAGATCCTGGCTGTTGGCCTCTGACACCCATTTCTTCTACGCCAACCCATGCAGGCTGATTAGATGGGAATACTACAGGctgtgagagctgctgggagggcCCTCAGCAGTGCCCGTGTGCAGGAGTGCACCAACGCTTCTCCCGGCTTCATCCCTCCTGCATCAATGGGCCACAGTAACAAAGCCACGTGCGTTCTTCCCACCTTATGAAGTCATGTCACTCAGGCTTCAGGACACAGACCTGCCCCACAATTAGCCTGATAAACAGGAAAAGCAGTCAGCAATAGAGCAGAGTAGCACAGCGATGACGAACACGAGGCTCTGCGTGCACACAGGTACGATGTCTGTGCAGCTGCACGACGGGGAAGTTCTGACGTGGCAGCACTTCTGCAAACCAGAACCGGTGTGGGACGGAACGGATCACGAGCCAAACGTGCgtcagcagctcagagcagtgtGACAAAGGCCTGATGTTTGCGGGCAGGTGAGTCACGTGCAAGGCAGAACGGTCCGATCTCCGCGGATGTGGCGGCCGGGGGAGGCATCGCAGCCCGCCTCGCACGAGGGAagcggcgcggagcggcggggctgcggcggCTCCCGCACGGCGGCGGGCTCGGGCCGCTCCTCCCCTGACGCCTCCCGGCAGCCGTCCGAACCTCCGGGCCGCTCTGCCCGCGGGCTGCGCCACgtccccgccccgcgcccggccCCTCCGCGGCCCCACCCGCCGGGGCCGCCCCCTGCGCTGCGGCGGCCGCCGCGTCTGTGCGGGGTGGGCGTGCGGTGTCCGTGCGGTGTCCGTGCGCGGGGTCCGTCCGCGCACCGCTCCGGTTCCTCTCCGTCCCTCGGCTCTCCTCTCCATCCCTCCCAGCATCCTTCCGCCTATCCCTCTGTCCCTCCCCGCATCGCCCCATCCCGCAGGGCCACCACCGCAGGGCCGTTCCTGCGCGGTCATGGCCGGGAGGCCGCGTTTCCTCTGCGGCGTGGTGGAAGGTAGGTCTTGCCGGTCCCCACGGGGCCGGGGCGCTGCAGGGGATGTCCCGGCTCACCGGGAGCTCCCTGCGGCCGGGAAGGGCCGGTGGGAGCCGAGCTCGCCACGGCCAGTATCGCAGGAACGGGGGAGGCAGCCTCGGCCCTGCACAGCGCTCTGCGCCCGAGGGTGTGCAACCGGCAGCCCTTGGTGAAGGTCCCCGTCTCTCTCACAGAGCACGGATGCGCCCCTCGGAGCCCCAGCGCGGCCCCCTCCCAGCGTCACGGCGTGGCACAGGGATGTGCTGCTCTGGCTCCAGCGCACCGCAGCGTCTCTTTGTCTTCCCTGGGCACGGGGCCCAAACCCTGCgctgtgctcctcctgcctccctGCCTGCAGTACAGCCCTGAGCCTGGCGCTGCTCTGGGAGAGCTGCTCTTGTGGCAGTTCGGGGTCGCTCTGCTCCCCTTTctccctcagctgcagctcctgcatgcAGCTCTGTCTCTGCAGCTGGGCAAGGCCTGGCACCTGCTGGTCAGAAGCATCTCCTCATTTCCTGGCAGCACATCACCACTCTGCAGcccactgcctgctgccttGCCTAGGGCAAAAACACTACAAATAAGCACAAATTGAATGAAAAGTGCAGGAATGGTAAACTGATAGCAAGGAGGAATGAGTCAGACAAGAATAGTCAGCGTAGGAAAGCTGACCTGGGAAAGAGAAGGACAGAGGtccaggaggaggaggaggtttcCAGAAAAGTGAAGGAGGAAGAGCATCCCTCACCCTGCAGTAGCACTGACGCTGGTGGagagtgctggtgctgcaggcagggcactGAGCAGGGCACTGAGCAGGGCACTGAGCAGGGCACTGAGCAGGGCACTGCTGGGCAGGGACAGCCCAAAGCTGTGACAGCGTGTCCTACACAGAGCCCTGCTCCCTTCTGACatctgggcagtgctggtggcagcCAGAGGGCGCAGGCAGTCTTGTGGCTGGGTGACCAGACCTGCACTGGGACAGGGTAGGTGGTGGGGAATGGCTGCAGCCTTGGGACTTTGCTTTCCCACATCTCCAGCAGTCACTGACAGCCCAGAAGGTGGTGAGTGGTGGTGCTGATTGGGTACTGCTGTCATGTTCTGGGCCATGGCAGAACCAAGGGGCAAACACACTGCAACAATCGTCACTGCTCAGCAGTCCCTAAAAGAGCAGGGCACGTGCATCCTTCCTATGGAGATGCCACCGCAGGAGCCGGCAGGTCTTTGTTGGTACagttcaattattttttctgtgcaaaataCTCTTGGAGAGTtttcagctgtgccactgctggCAGGGCACATGTAAGAGATGCATGTCACATCTGTGGAGCAATGTCAGCTCACAGTGAGGCCCTTGCAGGCAGAGGCTCTCTTAACTTCCTCTTTAAGAAGCAATCAAATCTGCATCCCTCCAATGCATGTTCCTGCCTGTTCTCCCATTGTTCCCAGGTGAACTTGATCTCCTCTATTGTAGTTTTTTACCCACTAGCTTTGCAAGCAGCTCCGCACCTCCCAGGTCTTCCTGCAGGCAGAAGTAGGGAGGCCCTCTCCCTGACGGTGGTCCCAGTGGGGAGTTGTGCTGCAGGACCAGCAGTGCCCCCTCACTGCgctcagtgctgggcagggCAGGGTGGGCACGgggcaggctgtgtgctgctgcagcctccaggTTGTGTCACACTCTGTTGCCCAACAGCCTCCCAGGCCCTCAGGAGGCAGAAGTAGAAATGCTCAGAAACACCATGGAACTTGGTGACTCCAGATCCATATTTCCTGCATTCAGTTCTGTTGTGTGAGCCATCAGAAGGGCAATGCCCTGGCTCACTGGGGAGCATTCCTGTCAGCAGAcagccctcagggctgctcCATGATGTGCTTTCTTTGTCTGGACTTTCCCTTTACAAGGTTGTGGGGTTGGTGTTTTCGGTGGAGGCCACACTCCATGAAATGGTCTGTGCCATCATGGGCAGCCCCACAGATTGTGTGCTCCTGATCAAAGCCACTGGTGGCAACGGTGCCTTGTCCCGGAGTTGCTGCACTGTTTAAGTGCAGAGAGAGCATCTTCTATTGCTCCTCTTTTTACCTGCTTCTCCCTTCCACAGGTTTCTATGGGAGGCCATGGTCCATGGAACAGAGGAAACTGCTCTTCAGATGGCAAGTATCCCAaactggttttaaactgagacagggcaggtttaggttgggtattaggaggaagtttttcacacagagactggtgatgcactggaacaggttgcccaaagaggctgtggatgccccatccctgcaggcattcaaggccagtttggatgtggctctgggcagcctgggctgctggttggtgaccctgcacacagcagggggttggaactggctgatcactgtgggcctttgcaacccaggccattctatgattctacgagTTTAGCTCCCTGCAGTCAGTAGGAACGTAGACAAGGTGGAATCCAATGGCGCGTGACAGTCCCCGCTTCTTCCAGGGCCGGTAAAGGGGAAAAGCCCCTGTCCTGCCCCGGGCCGAGGTGCGGTGACCGCAGGATGAACGGACTCTGGATGGAGCTGATAGGCGCTGGCCGTGCCGGCCGTGCCCACCAGATGGCGCTGTGGCGCTGCAGCACCCCGGCTGCCGGAGGCGTCGggccggggctgggcgagcaGCGCGGGGTGCTGGTGCTACTGGTGCtactggtgctgctgggggctgtaACGGGGGATAATCTGCAGTGAGTGTTGGATTGCTGTGCAGATTCTGGACAGAACTGTGACTTTTGAGGCCAGGGAGGGCCTTACGATGGAGTGGCCTCGTCTTCCAAAACAGCCAGGCTCTGCTTTAGCTCAGATCTGCTCTtcttcagctccagctgcaaTGCAACATCCAGAGAGCTGAGGATGGGCTGTGGGGGCTGCGAGCGGAGGTTGGGAGCCTGCAGGcacagtgaaaaggaaagggcTGTCACGCCTGCCTTCAGACTGCCTTGCAAAGAGCCCATCTGCAGCCCGGGGTGACACCTTGTCCTTGCTGCAGGCTGAAGCGCTGGGGGCTGAACTGCTACATGTACGCACCCAAAGACGAGCTGAAGCACCGGCTGCTGTGGCGAGAGCCTTACACACAGCGTGAGGCAGGTAGTGGCTCTGCTGGGCCCCAGCGTGGGGGGCTGCAGTCATTCTGGTCCCATCTCTCTACATCTGCCAGGCTCAGACTGCAGCTGCACTCCTCCTGACAGGACCCTGCACGGTGTAGGAGCCCCAGGCCCTCCCCATCACAGGTTCTCCCCAGGGATCCTAACAGCTACAGAGCTCCTATGTGGATTGCTGGCAATACGCTGCAGTGCTGGGATACACAGATCCTTAGGGAGGGTCCTCTGTGTCTCAGGGCCCGGGCACCACCTCCCCAGAGCCCTTttctccctcagctgttcccttGAGGCTGCAGCGgttccccctctgcccctcctgTGCCTTCAAGATCTCACTGCATCCCTCTGCTCTGTCCCCAGCCCAGATGCAGTCTCTCATCaaggctgcccaggagcacGACGTGGAGTTCATTTATGCCATTTCTGCTGGCCAGGACATTGTGTTCTCAAGTGCTGGGGacaggctcctgctgcagcaaaaaCTCAGGCAGGTACCGTGGGCCATTCCTTCACCCCACGGCTCCTGGCAAGGGGCACAGGTGCTTATGTGGAGCCCCGTGCCCACACCAAACATCTGCGTGGGGCTGTGAGATCCTCCTGACCCCAGGGCAGCTCTGGGTGCCTCCTGCGTCCCCACTGTCTGCTTGGGGCAGCAGAGATGGGGGCCGGGGGTGCCTCAatgcctgcaggcagctctgcaggagctgcagagagggagCAGCCCCAGTCTGCCGAGTATCACAGCGATGTGGGCATCGTCTGTTGgggtgctgcagtgctctgctgtccCTGCCTGGAGCTCACCTGGCTCCCCACGTCCTCCTGCTGCCGCCCTCCTAACGCCCGCCCTGTGCCCGCAGGTGGCCGCCCTGGGATGCAGTGCCTTTGCGCTGCTTTTTGACGACATCGATCCCTGCATGTGCCGCGCTGACAGAGACGTCTTCCCTTCCCTGGCACAGGCACAGGCCTCTGTGGCCAACGAGGCGTACCGGGAGCTGGGCCTGCCtcccaccttcctcttctgccccaCAGGTACCCCCCTGCTACAGGTGCTTGGCAGCCCCAGtgtgctcactgtgctgctcccagcacttcTCCCCCTTGCAGGCTGACTTCCCTGGCAGCCTGTGGGCTCCACCATGGGACAGCTGTGGAGACCTCAGGGTGGGGACAGGAGCAGGCCGTGGGGCGGACAGCAGTAGTCTGTGAGGGGCAGCGTCACCTcccctgcccagctcctctCCACATCCCTGCCTGCTACAACTGCTGTCTGCTGTCTCTGCAGAGTACTGCAGCTCActctgctcccccagccctgctaaGTCTCGTTACCTGCAGACCCTCGGCCGGGAGCTGCTCCCAGAGATAGGGGTCATCTGGACAGGTGGGTGCCCTGTTTGTCTCGATGGGCACACGCAGCTCTGCACCTGGTGCCCAGATGTGCATGTACACCAGTGGTGCTGTGCATGGAGAAGTGCACACACGTTTGTGCCTTGATGCTCTAGGCCCGAAGGTGGTGTCCCAGGAGCTCTCAGTTGCATTGGTGGAGGAGGTGGAGCACGTCCTTCAGCGTCGCCTCCTCATCTGGGACAACCTCTTTGCCAATGACTACGACTGCCGACGTGTCTTTCTGGGCCCCTACACGGGCCGTGCCCCTGGCTTCGTGTCCCGGCTCCACGGGCTGCTCCTCAACCCCAACTGTGAGCTCCAGGCCAACTTCGTCCCCATCCACACTTTGGGCAGCTGGTTCCACAGTGAGCTGCGGGGCTGTGCCCACACCGACAGTACAGGTACATTGCCCCGTGCCCTGGGACTCTCCATGCATGGGGCACCGTGGACACAGCGAGGTTGTGTGCACGGGATGGGACCCAGGATACCTTTTCCCAGCTTTGCCATCaccctgcagcctcctgcccacCAGCCTGGGAGAGGTGGCCCTCCACGTTCATTCTGGACATGGGGTGTCCCTGGTGTCACATGGGGTAGCTTGGTAAAGCACCATGTGAGACTGCCCAAGCTGATGAGCTCTTCCTTAGGGACAGAGACTTCCACAGAGCCGGGGGATGGCCAGGGCCTGCAGGAGGGTTACAGCCCTCAGAAGGCTCTGGAGCTGGCACTACTCGACTGGGTGGCTGAGATAAAGCAGCAGGTGCTGGAAGCAGGTAGGTGAACTGGTACTGTGAAGCATccctcagctctgagcacagaccagctctgctgggagctctgtgGACTGAGAGAGCTGCAGTGGGGTTGTCCTGTGGTCAGGGTCTGCTGGGGGGAGTCTCTGTGTGAGTAGCACTGGTAAAAGGAGGGACTTGCAGCTGGAAGGTGAGCTAGAAGAGTTTGAAGCTTTGGTTCCAGGGGTAGTTGTATGCTGGGCTCACTCTCCTGCTCCAGAAGCAAGCAAGCCAATGGGATGCAGGATGGTAAGGACCAGGAgggtactgccagcagatgtAGTGATGTCCCCATCTGCATTATGAGAGTGCAGCTGGAGAAATAGATGCTGAGAGAATACGGTGTGCTGGGGGAGGAGACTGATGAGGAGAGGTGTCTGAGCTCCGAGAGCAGCACGACAGGGTGACTGCATGCAGAAAATGTGCATGAGATCTGTGACCCCTCAGCATGGTTCAGGAACAGCTTTGGACTGGAAACAGCTCTGGGTGGTGCCCAGCTGCCTGAAGGAGGATTATGTGACAtttgctgcagggatggagatCTGCTTCCTACTTTCCACATTCCTGTTGCTCAAACCATGGGCTCAGTAGGCTAGGAACCATGACAGAGCTCTGGAAGTGGGGGTTAAGTGTGGTGCGTGTTTGTTGCTTTGCACTATTTGCCTCTGCAAAGTTTCCCCAGGTGTGAAGTCCTGAACAATGCAGAGCCCATGGTGTGGGCAGGCCTGGTCcgtgccagcactgctctgagctcccagcacagctgccccaGGGCTGTCCTCCACACAGCCATCCTGGTGCAGGTGCCTGTGGGGCTGCCCCTTTGCTCTCTCTTGCTAGGAGGAAGAACTCCGCTGCACCCCAGCACCAGCTGTGAGGAAGAAGCAGGGTTGCATCCTGGCAcagcaggagggcaggaggcCCTTCTTGGCCCCCAGCCTTGTGACACTGCTCCCAGTGGGGCAGACCAGCGTGAACCTGAGCCCTGTGCCGTGACACCAGCGaacagaaagaggaaggcaACCTCAGTGCCTGAAGAGGGCAATGGGAGCAGGGCCTCCACTGGTGGCCCACGGAGCCCTGCAGGGGATGGGGACCAGCTCGCTTCAGGTAGCAGAGCGAGCTGTGAGCCCCTCTCTGCTATGCCCACCACAGCAGGGAGTGACAGGTCTGCGGGAGCTCCTGTGGCTGATGAGACCCTCCACAGCCTGGGGACAccactgtgcagcagcagcgggGCCAGCACCTGCCAAAGCACTCCCCTGGACGGCAGTGATGCCAGGGAAAGGGGCAGCAGCCCTCCCGGCAGCCCCCAGTCTGGGGCCAGCACTGCTGATGTGCTCCAGATACCCTCAGGGTCTCGGGCTGACCCCAGCCCTGGCCCCATCTCACAGCTCGTTGATGGGGCCTCCACCAGCCCTGTCCCCACGGCACTGCTCACTAACAGGTCTGCTGTAAGCCCTGTCCCCACTATACCACTGATCTCAGAGGAGGCCAGGTCTGACTCCAGTGCCCCACTGACCACGGAGGAGGTGCGGATGCTGGTGGAGCTCTTCTACCTGCCCTACCACCATGGGCCGCAGGCGCAGCATCTCTTGGAAGACCTTCAGTGGCTCCGGGCCAACAGTCCCAGCATGGGAGTCCCCACCAGCTCACCAGACTCCTGTG
This DNA window, taken from Excalfactoria chinensis isolate bCotChi1 chromosome 4, bCotChi1.hap2, whole genome shotgun sequence, encodes the following:
- the LOC140252004 gene encoding protein O-GlcNAcase-like isoform X3, whose translation is MAGRPRFLCGVVEGFYGRPWSMEQRKLLFRCPDAVSHQGCPGARRGVHLCHFCWPGHCVLKCWGQAPAAAKTQVAALGCSAFALLFDDIDPCMCRADRDVFPSLAQAQASVANEAYRELGLPPTFLFCPTEYCSSLCSPSPAKSRYLQTLGRELLPEIGVIWTGPKVVSQELSVALVEEVEHVLQRRLLIWDNLFANDYDCRRVFLGPYTGRAPGFVSRLHGLLLNPNCELQANFVPIHTLGSWFHSELRGCAHTDSTGTLPRALGLSMHGAPWTQRGCVHGMGPRIPFPSFAITLQPPAHQPGRGGPPRSFWTWGVPGVTWGSLVKHHVRLPKLMSSSLGTETSTEPGDGQGLQEGYSPQKALELALLDWVAEIKQQVLEAGGRTPLHPSTSCEEEAGLHPGTAGGQEALLGPQPCDTAPSGADQREPEPCAVTPANRKRKATSVPEEGNGSRASTGGPRSPAGDGDQLASGSRASCEPLSAMPTTAGSDRSAGAPVADETLHSLGTPLCSSSGASTCQSTPLDGSDARERGSSPPGSPQSGASTADVLQIPSGSRADPSPGPISQLVDGASTSPVPTALLTNRSAVSPVPTIPLISEEARSDSSAPLTTEEVRMLVELFYLPYHHGPQAQHLLEDLQWLRANSPSMGVPTSSPDSCAVAQWRSRARSFQQLCAQTCRLHSRFVRSAGRALLYDLHRYLWDIHNLLLAASAFVLWLDGRLLCDPDHKGSWGSCFGWCQSITAPLFPGEDAEPWVCRGGLFGELQALLPMGNSCDLFCHPPPLFPSRQLYLLRPLLPQDKGKLYQMCQEALCGEPSTAEVLTAHPDLLGDRVLGSFLSLSPEYTFVLEDEGGPCGYAAGALCAERFLRERDSSWLLAMQCKYPRELGGLGQSVLEEALLFFHMKPVAVPLPVLRRFPSLVQLDTALRVQDVGASLSLAVSLLSALRANGSRGVFCQVNAADHQQLSFYNKLGFVALPLPWPSSPGTRLLGRLL
- the LOC140252004 gene encoding protein O-GlcNAcase-like isoform X4; translated protein: MGGHGPWNRGNCSSDAQMQSLIKAAQEHDVEFIYAISAGQDIVFSSAGDRLLLQQKLRQVAALGCSAFALLFDDIDPCMCRADRDVFPSLAQAQASVANEAYRELGLPPTFLFCPTEYCSSLCSPSPAKSRYLQTLGRELLPEIGVIWTGPKVVSQELSVALVEEVEHVLQRRLLIWDNLFANDYDCRRVFLGPYTGRAPGFVSRLHGLLLNPNCELQANFVPIHTLGSWFHSELRGCAHTDSTGTLPRALGLSMHGAPWTQRGCVHGMGPRIPFPSFAITLQPPAHQPGRGGPPRSFWTWGVPGVTWGSLVKHHVRLPKLMSSSLGTETSTEPGDGQGLQEGYSPQKALELALLDWVAEIKQQVLEAGGRTPLHPSTSCEEEAGLHPGTAGGQEALLGPQPCDTAPSGADQREPEPCAVTPANRKRKATSVPEEGNGSRASTGGPRSPAGDGDQLASGSRASCEPLSAMPTTAGSDRSAGAPVADETLHSLGTPLCSSSGASTCQSTPLDGSDARERGSSPPGSPQSGASTADVLQIPSGSRADPSPGPISQLVDGASTSPVPTALLTNRSAVSPVPTIPLISEEARSDSSAPLTTEEVRMLVELFYLPYHHGPQAQHLLEDLQWLRANSPSMGVPTSSPDSCAVAQWRSRARSFQQLCAQTCRLHSRFVRSAGRALLYDLHRYLWDIHNLLLAASAFVLWLDGRLLCDPDHKGSWGSCFGWCQSITAPLFPGEDAEPWVCRGGLFGELQALLPMGNSCDLFCHPPPLFPSRQLYLLRPLLPQDKGKLYQMCQEALCGEPSTAEVLTAHPDLLGDRVLGSFLSLSPEYTFVLEDEGGPCGYAAGALCAERFLRERDSSWLLAMQCKYPRELGGLGQSVLEEALLFFHMKPVAVPLPVLRRFPSLVQLDTALRVQDVGASLSLAVSLLSALRANGSRGVFCQVNAADHQQLSFYNKLGFVALPLPWPSSPGTRLLGRLL
- the LOC140252004 gene encoding protein O-GlcNAcase-like isoform X2, with product MEQRKLLFRWLKRWGLNCYMYAPKDELKHRLLWREPYTQREAAQMQSLIKAAQEHDVEFIYAISAGQDIVFSSAGDRLLLQQKLRQVAALGCSAFALLFDDIDPCMCRADRDVFPSLAQAQASVANEAYRELGLPPTFLFCPTEYCSSLCSPSPAKSRYLQTLGRELLPEIGVIWTGPKVVSQELSVALVEEVEHVLQRRLLIWDNLFANDYDCRRVFLGPYTGRAPGFVSRLHGLLLNPNCELQANFVPIHTLGSWFHSELRGCAHTDSTGTLPRALGLSMHGAPWTQRGCVHGMGPRIPFPSFAITLQPPAHQPGRGGPPRSFWTWGVPGVTWGSLVKHHVRLPKLMSSSLGTETSTEPGDGQGLQEGYSPQKALELALLDWVAEIKQQVLEAGGRTPLHPSTSCEEEAGLHPGTAGGQEALLGPQPCDTAPSGADQREPEPCAVTPANRKRKATSVPEEGNGSRASTGGPRSPAGDGDQLASGSRASCEPLSAMPTTAGSDRSAGAPVADETLHSLGTPLCSSSGASTCQSTPLDGSDARERGSSPPGSPQSGASTADVLQIPSGSRADPSPGPISQLVDGASTSPVPTALLTNRSAVSPVPTIPLISEEARSDSSAPLTTEEVRMLVELFYLPYHHGPQAQHLLEDLQWLRANSPSMGVPTSSPDSCAVAQWRSRARSFQQLCAQTCRLHSRFVRSAGRALLYDLHRYLWDIHNLLLAASAFVLWLDGRLLCDPDHKGSWGSCFGWCQSITAPLFPGEDAEPWVCRGGLFGELQALLPMGNSCDLFCHPPPLFPSRQLYLLRPLLPQDKGKLYQMCQEALCGEPSTAEVLTAHPDLLGDRVLGSFLSLSPEYTFVLEDEGGPCGYAAGALCAERFLRERDSSWLLAMQCKYPRELGGLGQSVLEEALLFFHMKPVAVPLPVLRRFPSLVQLDTALRVQDVGASLSLAVSLLSALRANGSRGVFCQVNAADHQQLSFYNKLGFVALPLPWPSSPGTRLLGRLL
- the LOC140252004 gene encoding protein O-GlcNAcase-like isoform X1, whose translation is MAGRPRFLCGVVEGFYGRPWSMEQRKLLFRWLKRWGLNCYMYAPKDELKHRLLWREPYTQREAAQMQSLIKAAQEHDVEFIYAISAGQDIVFSSAGDRLLLQQKLRQVAALGCSAFALLFDDIDPCMCRADRDVFPSLAQAQASVANEAYRELGLPPTFLFCPTEYCSSLCSPSPAKSRYLQTLGRELLPEIGVIWTGPKVVSQELSVALVEEVEHVLQRRLLIWDNLFANDYDCRRVFLGPYTGRAPGFVSRLHGLLLNPNCELQANFVPIHTLGSWFHSELRGCAHTDSTGTLPRALGLSMHGAPWTQRGCVHGMGPRIPFPSFAITLQPPAHQPGRGGPPRSFWTWGVPGVTWGSLVKHHVRLPKLMSSSLGTETSTEPGDGQGLQEGYSPQKALELALLDWVAEIKQQVLEAGGRTPLHPSTSCEEEAGLHPGTAGGQEALLGPQPCDTAPSGADQREPEPCAVTPANRKRKATSVPEEGNGSRASTGGPRSPAGDGDQLASGSRASCEPLSAMPTTAGSDRSAGAPVADETLHSLGTPLCSSSGASTCQSTPLDGSDARERGSSPPGSPQSGASTADVLQIPSGSRADPSPGPISQLVDGASTSPVPTALLTNRSAVSPVPTIPLISEEARSDSSAPLTTEEVRMLVELFYLPYHHGPQAQHLLEDLQWLRANSPSMGVPTSSPDSCAVAQWRSRARSFQQLCAQTCRLHSRFVRSAGRALLYDLHRYLWDIHNLLLAASAFVLWLDGRLLCDPDHKGSWGSCFGWCQSITAPLFPGEDAEPWVCRGGLFGELQALLPMGNSCDLFCHPPPLFPSRQLYLLRPLLPQDKGKLYQMCQEALCGEPSTAEVLTAHPDLLGDRVLGSFLSLSPEYTFVLEDEGGPCGYAAGALCAERFLRERDSSWLLAMQCKYPRELGGLGQSVLEEALLFFHMKPVAVPLPVLRRFPSLVQLDTALRVQDVGASLSLAVSLLSALRANGSRGVFCQVNAADHQQLSFYNKLGFVALPLPWPSSPGTRLLGRLL
- the LOC140252004 gene encoding protein O-GlcNAcase-like isoform X6 gives rise to the protein MAGRPRFLCGVVEGFYGRPWSMEQRKLLFRWLKRWGLNCYMYAPKDELKHRLLWREPYTQREAAQMQSLIKAAQEHDVEFIYAISAGQDIVFSSAGDRLLLQQKLRQVAALGCSAFALLFDDIDPCMCRADRDVFPSLAQAQASVANEAYRELGLPPTFLFCPTEYCSSLCSPSPAKSRYLQTLGRELLPEIGVIWTGPKVVSQELSVALVEEVEHVLQRRLLIWDNLFANDYDCRRVFLGPYTGRAPGFVSRLHGLLLNPNCELQANFVPIHTLGSWFHSELRGCAHTDSTGTETSTEPGDGQGLQEGYSPQKALELALLDWVAEIKQQVLEAGGRTPLHPSTSCEEEAGLHPGTAGGQEALLGPQPCDTAPSGADQREPEPCAVTPANRKRKATSVPEEGNGSRASTGGPRSPAGDGDQLASGSRASCEPLSAMPTTAGSDRSAGAPVADETLHSLGTPLCSSSGASTCQSTPLDGSDARERGSSPPGSPQSGASTADVLQIPSGSRADPSPGPISQLVDGASTSPVPTALLTNRSAVSPVPTIPLISEEARSDSSAPLTTEEVRMLVELFYLPYHHGPQAQHLLEDLQWLRANSPSMGVPTSSPDSCAVAQWRSRARSFQQLCAQTCRLHSRFVRSAGRALLYDLHRYLWDIHNLLLAASAFVLWLDGRLLCDPDHKGSWGSCFGWCQSITAPLFPGEDAEPWVCRGGLFGELQALLPMGNSCDLFCHPPPLFPSRQLYLLRPLLPQDKGKLYQMCQEALCGEPSTAEVLTAHPDLLGDRVLGSFLSLSPEYTFVLEDEGGPCGYAAGALCAERFLRERDSSWLLAMQCKYPRELGGLGQSVLEEALLFFHMKPVAVPLPVLRRFPSLVQLDTALRVQDVGASLSLAVSLLSALRANGSRGVFCQVNAADHQQLSFYNKLGFVALPLPWPSSPGTRLLGRLL